Within Candidatus Dadabacteria bacterium, the genomic segment TTTCCCATCTAATATCTCTTGGACTGTGAGCATTTGCATTCTCGGAAACTTCGCTCCGAATATCTCAAGGTCTCCCGCCTCTCCCATCATCTTATGAAAATTCCTCGCCTTCCGTTCACTCAAAGGTTCCATAATGATTAGTCCTGCCATTTCTGCCTCGTCTCTTTCCATAACGCTGTGTAATGCCCTTAGATCGGCAATAGCGACATTCCGCCCGCCCTTCACTTCAAGCACCATGCTTTGAAGCTCCTTTTCCCGAGTATCGAAATAAAGGGTTATTTGTCCTTTCTCTTCCTGATTCTTTCTACCATCTCCATACCCTCGGCCGTAACGCTTTGAAAGAAGGAATACTCTTCATCTTCACTCCATCTGTCCGCAACAGCCCTCACTACAGTTGAAAGGTTTGTGGTTCCTCCAAGCAACTCACTTCCGGTTATATCTCTTACCATCACATTCCCTTTTTTGTCAGTAATCCTATATTAATAACCCATAATCAATTCCCTCCTATAAACACGTCTTAAAATGCTTTTCTTTGCCAAGCCTTGTTTTCATTCACCTTTTTTTGCCCGTTCACTGAAAGAATCCAGAAGATTTGCCCTTGCTTCTTGATACTCCTTTTCCATCTCCGGCCCGAATTTCTCTAAGTGCTTTCTAGCTTTTCTCTCATTCATGCTAACACCTCCATAACTCTATTATACAAAGTAGCTTCAATTCCTGTCTCTTCCCCTACGGTCCTGTCCTTTCCCTCTCTTGCCTTTTGGTGGTGAATAACAATCTATTCACCGCATATTTTACGGCGATTTTCTTGCTTATGTGATAAATAAAAGGTACAAACAATGCGGTGAATGATATGTGGATACATGAGCATCATAACTGGCCGGACTTCACTTGGGATCTCAAAAAACTCGCTTCCAAGCTTGTCAATATTCGACACCGTCAGGGTCGTCTGCTAGGCAGAATGGAAGGATTAGGTTTCGAACTCAAGCAAGAAGCAAGTCTCGGAACACTGACAAGCGATGTCGTTAAATCATCAGCCATCGAGGGAGAAAATCTGAACCCGCAAGAGGTTCGCTCATCAATCGCTCGCCGACTAGGGATTGATATCGCCGGCATTACGTCAGTGAACCAAGATATTGAGGGTATTGTTGAAATGATGCTGGATGCGACCCAGCAATCTATCAAACCTTTAACAAAAGACAGATTGTTTGACTGGCATGCGGCACTGTTTCCAACAGGTCGCAGCGGCATGCGTCGCATCACAGTTGGTGGCTGGCGCTCCGTCGAATCCGGTCCCATGCAAGTGGTTTCAGGTCCTATAGGACGTGAAAAAGTTCATTTCGAGGCTCCAAACGCAGAGCACCTTGAACATGAGATGACGGGGTTTCTGGTATGGTTTGAGAGCAAGGATGATACTGACCCCGTGCTCAGAGCCGGTATTGCCCATCTGTGGTTTGTGACAATTCATCCATTTGAAGACGGTAATGGACGTATTGCAAGAGCGATTACCGATATGGCCCTGGCGCGTGCTGACGGCATGGGAGACCGCTTTTACAGCCTTTCATCGCAATTTGAATCTGAGCGCAAAGATTATTATGACCAGTTGGAAAAACAGCAACGCGGCACGCCGGAGGTAACAGGTTGGTTTGAATGGTTTCTGGATTGCCTTGGTCGTGCAATTGCCAGAGCCGAAGACACACTGAGCACCGTGTTATTTAAAGCACAGCTGTGGGAAAAGATTAATCGGCAACCTGTCAATAAACGTCAGCGTCTGATTATTAATCGTATGCTGGAGCATGATTTTAGAGGGCATATGAGCACCTCAAAGTATGCAAAACTGGCCAAGTGCTCCACAGATACAGCATTACGGGACATTCAGCACTTAAAGTCACTCGGCATTTTTATTCAGAACCCTGGCGGCGGACGAAGCACAAGCTACCGCTTGCCGGATACCATTAACTGAAAAAAACGGTCAGGATGCTAGATTGAAAGTAAGCCTTCTTCTCTCCATGTCCGCTGATACAAGCTTCACGCGAACTTCCTCTCCGAGGTTGAACCACTTTCTTTTCCTGCCCTTGATCTTGTAAAAATGCTCGGGGATGAGTCCCTCGACGAAGTGTTCTTCTATTTCTATGAAAACCCCGAAGGGGTGTATGCTCAGTATTTTCCCGTGGAATACGTCACCCACGCGGCTTTTCATGAAATTTGCCGTCTCAAGGTTCATAAACTGGCGCTCCGCATCCTCGGCTGTTCTCTCCAGAATCGAGCAGCGTTCGGCTATCCGCTTGAGACGGGCGGAGTCGTAGGAAGGTGTTCTTTTCTGCAGTATTTCATCGATAATCCTGTGAACAACAAGGTCAGGATACCTCCTTATGGGGGAAGTGAAGTGGGTGTAATCGTCTATAGCAAGACCGAAGTGGGGAACATGCTTTGTTGAGTAAACGGCTTTTTTGAGCGCGCGCAGAATCATAAAGTTTATCTGCTCCCGATCCTTTCTCCCCGAAGCAGCTTTTATCACCGCCTGGATGTCCTGCTGCTTGATCTGTCCTCCGAAGTTTGCCTTGATGCCTATCTTGAGAAGGTTTTCACGCAGTTGCTCTATGGAATCCGGGTCCGGGGATTCGTGAATCCTGTAAATCGATTCGAAACCGTTTCTGAAAATAAACTCCGCGACAACGGAGTTGGCCATGATCATGAACTCCTCTATTATCTCATGGGCAACATTCCGTTTAAGCCTGTCGACGTCGCTTACCTCTCCCTTGGAATCGCGAAGCAGCACGGCCTCGGGAAAATCAAAGTCAAGGCCTCCTTTGCCAATCCTAAGCTCCTTGAGCTTGCAGTAAAGCTCTCTCATCAAAAGCAGGGAAATAACGATGTTTTTGCCACGGGAGGATGAAGCAGTGCCGTTCCCTTCCAAAATGGCCGCGGCTTCGGAGTACGTAAGCCTCGCACAGCTTTTTATCACGCTGTTGTATATCCTCGAGTCCTTGAGTCTTCCCGAGGAATCGAAATCCATCTCGACCGTCTTGGTAAGCCGTCTTCTTCTGGGGCGCAGGCTGCAAAGATCGTTTGAGAGTCTCTTGGGAAGCATGGGAATCACCCTGTCTGAAAGGTAGGTGCTGGTGGCCCTGCGGGCAGCCTCCTCATCACACGCGCTTCCGCAAGCCACGTAATGAGAAACGTCCGCGATACTTACCCGGAGTCTGTACCCCTTGCGGATTTTCATTACGCCTACCGCATCGTCAAAATCCTTCGCGTCATCCCCGTCTATGGTGAAAATAGTCTCTTTTTCAAGATTCACTCTCGAGGAAAGGTTCCCGTTTGATAACTCCGCGCTTAGACCCGCGACTTCTTTTGTCACGTTGCGCGAAAAACCCTTCGCAAGACCATATTCGGAGATAATCCCTTTTTTTTCAGTTTCAATTTCTCCGGATATCCCTAGGCGCTCGGTCACTCTTGCTGACTGTCTCCCCGGCTTAATCTCTATGACCACGAGTTCCCCGTCGGAAAAACTCTTTTTCCACCCTCTGGTTTCAACCTCATACTCGAAGAGTTCCGCTTTTCTGGGACAGGCAACAAATCCCCTCGGGGTTTTTCTCAAATCGGCCAGAACCCTCAGGGAGTTACCATTTGAGAGGCTGGTTGGAACGATTTTCTTGCGGTTCCCATTAAGAAGAGATACAGGGAAATCCAGGTGCCGACTGTCTTTCGCAGCACTCTTTTTCCAACGTTTTCGAAGACGGTAACGACCCTTGGAAGTTCTTTTAAGCTTCCCCTCGAAGGCCATACTCTTCAGCGTAGCCCGGAGCTTCTCTCTTTTTCTCTCGGGCATATCAAGCCCCCTGAGAATATTGCCCTCGGAGAGACTTTCCCCCTTGTTTTCGCTGAGCAGTTTTAGAATCTGCAATTCCCTTTTGCTTGACATGATATAAACCCGGCTTTTCAGCCGCAGGAACTTCCCTGTTTTAAGAATTGAAATTTATGGGGTCTTGTATACAATAGTGCCGTTTTTTATTAATTCTGCTTTCTGGAGTTTTTTATGCTTAGAACAAACATTCTCGGAGGGATTCTCATAACCGCGCTTGTTCTTTTTATAGTAGGTTTCGGAATTTCCCTCAAATTCTCACTCGACTGGTCTTTTTACTTTAAGGTTCTCTCGGTAGTCGGCGCGGTCGCGCTTGCAGTTTCCCTGATAGTCCACCTTATACCTTCAAGAAACTAATCCGGTACGCGGAATTTCTTACCAGTTTTTTCTTCTATTCACAAACCCCTAAGCGCAAGTCCCACCGCAACTGCCATCTTCGGGGCCAGATGTTCAATGTATTCAGGATCAAAACGCGAATCCGAAACAGTGATGTTTTGAAAAGGATTTGAAATCTCGACCTGAACCCCAGTGGCCTCTCCAAGTACATCGGCGAGAGTTGCTATTCTTGAAGATCCCCCGGAAAGAATTATTCGGTCGATTACGTCTCCCGCTTCATCAAGAACCGTCTTTATCTCATCAGTGGCACGAGCAACGAAATCAGTAAAAACATTTTCTATTTCGTCATATCTGCCATAACCTTTAAGGCTGAACTTTATTCTCTCCGCCTCTTCGTAGGTAATTTTGAATTCCTCCATCAAACGAAACGTAATCCATTGTCCCCCAAGCGAAATATCCTTCAGCACAAAGGGCACTGTACCATCCAAAACGCTCAAGTTAGTCCCTGACGCTCCGATATTCACAAGCGCCACCTTTTGACCGCGACCGCGGCAAAAAACTGTATAGCAGTTTGAAAGGGCCATGGCGTCAACATCAATTGCTTGGGCGCGGAGTCCCGCCGAGAAAAGCGAACTTTTATACTCCTGCGCCGTTTTTTTCGAAACTGCCGCAACCAGCACCTGGGTCTCCTCGGATTTCCCGTTGCGGCGGAAAAGCGAAGTGTAGCTGTAATTAACTCCGCTAACGTCTTTGCGAAGACTGGTTCTCACAAGGTCCGGAACAAGTTTTTCCATGTCCTCTCTGAGGAAAATTCTGGGAACATTTACGACTTCTAAAGCAACGGCTTCGCCGGAAACTCCTATAACCGCCTTTTTCGTTCTCACGCCGAGCTTAGAAACGAGACTTGATACAACCCCCGAAACTATGTCGCCCCTTGAAATCGACTTGCGGACTATTGCATCTCTAGGAAGCATAGCCTCTCCCATATTCTCAAGCCGGTAGGTTCCACCCCCGTAGGAAAGTTCCACAATCTTGACAGAACTTGAACCTATATCTATTCCAACCATGGCATCTTTCCCCTCAAGGAGGGAATCTGGGCGACGAAGTTTACCGAAAGCCAACTTTTTAAAAGGAGAAATCAACGAACCGGGGATTGGAAACTACTCTTCCACAAGATCGTAATATATTTGCACTTCCTTGGAATGGGCTTCCGGGGGAAAGCTATCGAAACTGGCTGTGAAGAAAAAGCTTTCCGTCGGACCAAGTCTTTCCCCTTCCTCGACAAGCGCGGAGGTCGCGGCAAGGGCGTTTCCATCCGAATCCTTTACAAATATAACGACGTAAACTGACTGTACCGGGAAACTCGCCGTGTTCACCACGGCGCCGTTAAAATCCACGCTTCCGTCAAAGTTCTCGGTCTGGAGAACCGGCCCGTCGAGTTCAACGGCGGACTCCTCCGCGGTGCAGGCCGTAAGAATAAAGGCCGCGAGGACAAATAATGAGGTAATCAGAAAGCTTTTTTTCATTTTTCCGGTTTAGTACCCACGTTTGAAATCGAAATTACGTTC encodes:
- the pilM gene encoding type IV pilus assembly protein PilM, which produces MVGIDIGSSSVKIVELSYGGGTYRLENMGEAMLPRDAIVRKSISRGDIVSGVVSSLVSKLGVRTKKAVIGVSGEAVALEVVNVPRIFLREDMEKLVPDLVRTSLRKDVSGVNYSYTSLFRRNGKSEETQVLVAAVSKKTAQEYKSSLFSAGLRAQAIDVDAMALSNCYTVFCRGRGQKVALVNIGASGTNLSVLDGTVPFVLKDISLGGQWITFRLMEEFKITYEEAERIKFSLKGYGRYDEIENVFTDFVARATDEIKTVLDEAGDVIDRIILSGGSSRIATLADVLGEATGVQVEISNPFQNITVSDSRFDPEYIEHLAPKMAVAVGLALRGL
- a CDS encoding Fic family protein; translated protein: MWIHEHHNWPDFTWDLKKLASKLVNIRHRQGRLLGRMEGLGFELKQEASLGTLTSDVVKSSAIEGENLNPQEVRSSIARRLGIDIAGITSVNQDIEGIVEMMLDATQQSIKPLTKDRLFDWHAALFPTGRSGMRRITVGGWRSVESGPMQVVSGPIGREKVHFEAPNAEHLEHEMTGFLVWFESKDDTDPVLRAGIAHLWFVTIHPFEDGNGRIARAITDMALARADGMGDRFYSLSSQFESERKDYYDQLEKQQRGTPEVTGWFEWFLDCLGRAIARAEDTLSTVLFKAQLWEKINRQPVNKRQRLIINRMLEHDFRGHMSTSKYAKLAKCSTDTALRDIQHLKSLGIFIQNPGGGRSTSYRLPDTIN
- a CDS encoding VacB/RNase II family 3'-5' exoribonuclease is translated as MSSKRELQILKLLSENKGESLSEGNILRGLDMPERKREKLRATLKSMAFEGKLKRTSKGRYRLRKRWKKSAAKDSRHLDFPVSLLNGNRKKIVPTSLSNGNSLRVLADLRKTPRGFVACPRKAELFEYEVETRGWKKSFSDGELVVIEIKPGRQSARVTERLGISGEIETEKKGIISEYGLAKGFSRNVTKEVAGLSAELSNGNLSSRVNLEKETIFTIDGDDAKDFDDAVGVMKIRKGYRLRVSIADVSHYVACGSACDEEAARRATSTYLSDRVIPMLPKRLSNDLCSLRPRRRRLTKTVEMDFDSSGRLKDSRIYNSVIKSCARLTYSEAAAILEGNGTASSSRGKNIVISLLLMRELYCKLKELRIGKGGLDFDFPEAVLLRDSKGEVSDVDRLKRNVAHEIIEEFMIMANSVVAEFIFRNGFESIYRIHESPDPDSIEQLRENLLKIGIKANFGGQIKQQDIQAVIKAASGRKDREQINFMILRALKKAVYSTKHVPHFGLAIDDYTHFTSPIRRYPDLVVHRIIDEILQKRTPSYDSARLKRIAERCSILERTAEDAERQFMNLETANFMKSRVGDVFHGKILSIHPFGVFIEIEEHFVEGLIPEHFYKIKGRKRKWFNLGEEVRVKLVSADMERRRLTFNLAS